From Rhododendron vialii isolate Sample 1 chromosome 10a, ASM3025357v1, the proteins below share one genomic window:
- the LOC131304131 gene encoding uncharacterized protein LOC131304131 — protein sequence MGEVGSTVLTCYKSFLLKGNGAKRGGLELKGKHLPLYPPKLQCREGKLTRSKSESQLIIKNQMTKPATYSSRISTDIPLSESPEASFDDYLEDKTRVVEAIFPDKRSSQRLNEEEWRIQMLPLQILFLTAWPVIDMRVRCKSQGIGYPAGIPQDISKVVELDIIRWELQGLDDILNPSEFSLCVKGSFYPERRGAESQLKGQLQMDINFDLPPVVSWIPEDVRFRVVESGLKRLVENMKHKVNDSLLADYSEFKKEKLEAKFELLSASPVIGSESWN from the exons atgggaGAGGTGGGTTCGACGGTTCTAACATGCTATAAGAGCTTCTTGTTAAAGGGCAATGGGGCGAAACGCGGTGGGCTGGAGTTGAAGGGGAAGCATTTACCTCTATACCCTCCAAAGCTTCAATGCCGCGAGGGAAAACTTACTCGATCAAAATCAGAATCGCAATTGATCATAAAGAACCAGATGACGAAACCCGCCACCTATTCCTCCAGAATTTCCACCGACATCCCTCTCTCCGAGTCCCCtgag GCTTCTTTCGATGATTATTTGGAGGATAAAACCAGAGTGGTCGAAGCTATTTTTCCTGACAAAAGAAGCAGCCAACGACTTAATGAG GAAGAGTGGAGAATCCAGATGTTACCATTGCAAATCTTGTTCCTGACCGCCTGGCCAGTAATCGACATGAGGGTGAGATGTAAATCGCAAGGGATTGGTTATCCCGCTGGCATTCCCCAAGATATCTCAAAGGTTGTTGAGCTTGACATT ATAAGGTGGGAGCTCCAAGGGCTAGATGACATTCTCAATCCTTCAGAATTCTCCCTTTGTGTTAAAGGGTCTTTTTACCCTGAGAGACGCGGAGCAGAAAGTCAATTGAAAGGTCAATTACAGATGGACATAAACTTTGATCTTCCTCCTGTCGTTTCTTGGATTCCCGAAGATGTTCGTTTCCGGGTTGTAGAATCG GGGCTCAAGAGATTGGTGGAGAACATGAAGCACAAAGTTAATGATAGCTTGTTAGCTGATTATAGTGAGTTCAAGAAGGAGAAACTCGAGGCCAAGTTTGAGCTTCTTTCGGCATCTCCAGTGATTGGTTCAGAGAGCTGGAATTAG